The following DNA comes from Nitrospira sp..
AACTCCACTAAGTCAAGCACCGGTCGGCCGGTATCCGGTCGGATTGTGTCGCCGTTCTCTTGACAGTTTCACGGCCCATCCAGTAAGTTGAGCCTTCGCTTATTTCCCCAAATGAATGGTAGCAGTCACCGTGGTCGTGCGACAGCTTCAACGTCCCCGAAAGGGGCGTCTGTTCCCCGGTTTATTGCCTGCCTCTAGACGAGAATACGTGCCATGAATGTACCAGGGCTTCCTCCCAAACAAGGGCTCTATGATCCGCAGCATGAGAAAGACTCGTGCGGAGTCGGGTTTGTTGTCGATATCAAGGGCCAGCGCTCGCATCAGATCGTGCAGCAGGGACTTCAGGTCTTAGAAAGCCTGACCCATCGCGGCGCGCAGGGGTGCGATCCCTGTACCGGAGATGGCGCGGGCATCCTCTTACAAGTCCCGCATGAGTTCTTCAAGCGTGCCGCCAAAGACAGCGGCATCAAGCTGCCCGGAGCGGGAGAGTATGGCGTGGGCATGGTGTTTTTGCCGCCCGATGCCGATGCCCGCGCGCAGTGCGAGACGGTGTTTACCCGGGTGATCAAAGATGCCGGCGCGAAGCTCCTCGGCTGGCGTGATGTGCCGGTCAAGAGCGACGCCATTGGACCGGTGGCGCGCAGCACGGAGCCGTTCATGCGGCAGGTCTTCATTGCCCGTGGCATTTTCACGGATGAAGAATTCGAACGGCGCCTGTACGTCATCCGCAAGTGCGCGGAACGGGCGGTGCGCGAATCCGCCATTGAAGGGCGGGACTATTTCTATATCTCAAGTTTGTCCAGCAGCACCATCGTGTTCAAGGGACTTCTGCTCCCGCACCAGATCCCGCAGTATTACCAGGACCTGACCGACAGCAGCCTGACGAGTGCCATGGCGCTGGTGCATTCGCGCTTCAGCACGAATACGTTCCCCACCTGGCCGCTGGCCCATCCCTATCGCTACATCTGCCACAACGGTGAGATTAATACCTTGAAGGGCAATGTGAATTGGATGCGCGCGCGGCAGGGGCGGCTGAACTCCGAGCTGTTCGGCGAAGACATGAAGAAGCTCTTCCCGATCGTCTACGAGAATCAGAGCGACTCGGCCAGCTTGGATAATGCGCTGGAATTCCTGGTCCTGGGTGGGCGGTCATTGCCACACGCCATGATGATGCTGATCCCGGAGCCCTGGGTGGCCAATCCGCAGATGGATTTGGATCGCCGTGGATTCTACGAATACCACGCTGCTATGCAGGAACCCTGGGATGGCCCCGCGGCCGTATGTTTCACTGACGGCAAACTGATCGGCGCCACGCTGGACCGGAACGGGCTTCGACCTTGCCGGTATCAGGTGACGACCGATGGCTTGGTCGTCCTCGCTTCCGAAGCCGGTGTCCTGCCGATGGATCCGCAGCGCATTCGCCAAAAAGGGCGGTTGATGCCGGGCCGCATGTTCCTGGTCGATACGGAACAGGGCCGAATCATCGACGACGAAGAAGTCAAAGCCGATATCGTTCGCCGTAAGCCGTACCGTTCCTGGGTCACCGAACATCGCATCTCTCTCGACGAGTTGCCCGATCCGATCAATGTCCCGCAGCCCGATCATCCCACGATTCGGCAGCGCCAGCAGGCGTTCGGCTATACCATCGAAGAACTCAAGATGGTCATCACCCCCATGGTGGTGGAAGGGCAGGAAGCCATCTCCTCGATGGGCACGGATACGCCGCTTGCGGTGTTGTCCGAACGGCCGCAGCTGCTCTTCAAATACTTCAAGCAACTCTTTGCGCAAGTCACGAATCCGCCGATCGATCCGATCCGCGAAGAGCTCGTGATGTCCCTTACCACCAGCATCGGCCCCAAGCCGAATCTGATGGATGAGCATCCGGAATCGGCCCGCCGCATTCGGGTGAAGCAGCCGATTCTGACGAATGCGGATCTGCACAAGATTCGTGAGATCGCCGATCCGCACTTCAAGAGCAAGACGTTGAAAATGTTGTTCCGCGTCGCCGAAGGTCCGGAAGGCCTGGGGGCGGCGGTGGATGATCTCTGCCGGCAGGCATCCCAGGCGATTCGTGAAGGCTACAAGTTCCTGATCCTCAGCGACCGCGGCGTGAATGCCGAATGGGCGCCGATCCCGAGCCTCCTCGGTGTTGCGGCGGTCCATCACCATCTGGTTCGGGAGTGCACGAGGACGGAAGTTGGCCTGACGGTGGAAACCGGAGAGCCGCGCGACGTGCATCACTTCGCCTGCTTGATCGGCTTCGGAGCCGGAACCGTGAATCCCTATCTGGTCTTCGAATCGCTGGTGGATCTGGAACGAGACGGATACTTCCCCGAAGGCCTGGATGCCGCGACTGCCGAAGGCAAGTTCATCAAAGCCATTAACAAAGGCTTGCTCAAAATTTTCTCGAAGATGGGGATCTCCACGGTGCAGTCCTACTGCGGGGCGCAGATCTTCGAGGCGATCGGCCTCAACCATGAGTTGATCGACCGCTACTTCACCGGCACGCCATCGCGGATCGAGGGGATCGGCATTCGAGAAATCGGGGAAGAAACGTTGCGTCGCCATCGCGTGGCCTACGAACCGGTGCCGATCCGACAGTTAGATTTCGGTGGCGAGATTCACTATCGGATCCAGGGCGAACATCACAACTGGAATCCCGACACCATCTACAAGTTGCAGCATGCAACGAAGAACAACGATCCCAAGACGTTTGCGGAGTTTTCCCAGCTCGTCAATGACGAAAGCAAACGTCGTTCGAACCTGCGCGGCCTGTTGGAATTCAAGTTTCTGCCGGAGCCGATTGCGCTGGACGAAGTCGAGCCGGCTAAGGACATCGTGAAACGCTTCACCACCGGCGCCATGTCGTTCG
Coding sequences within:
- the gltB gene encoding glutamate synthase large subunit yields the protein MNVPGLPPKQGLYDPQHEKDSCGVGFVVDIKGQRSHQIVQQGLQVLESLTHRGAQGCDPCTGDGAGILLQVPHEFFKRAAKDSGIKLPGAGEYGVGMVFLPPDADARAQCETVFTRVIKDAGAKLLGWRDVPVKSDAIGPVARSTEPFMRQVFIARGIFTDEEFERRLYVIRKCAERAVRESAIEGRDYFYISSLSSSTIVFKGLLLPHQIPQYYQDLTDSSLTSAMALVHSRFSTNTFPTWPLAHPYRYICHNGEINTLKGNVNWMRARQGRLNSELFGEDMKKLFPIVYENQSDSASLDNALEFLVLGGRSLPHAMMMLIPEPWVANPQMDLDRRGFYEYHAAMQEPWDGPAAVCFTDGKLIGATLDRNGLRPCRYQVTTDGLVVLASEAGVLPMDPQRIRQKGRLMPGRMFLVDTEQGRIIDDEEVKADIVRRKPYRSWVTEHRISLDELPDPINVPQPDHPTIRQRQQAFGYTIEELKMVITPMVVEGQEAISSMGTDTPLAVLSERPQLLFKYFKQLFAQVTNPPIDPIREELVMSLTTSIGPKPNLMDEHPESARRIRVKQPILTNADLHKIREIADPHFKSKTLKMLFRVAEGPEGLGAAVDDLCRQASQAIREGYKFLILSDRGVNAEWAPIPSLLGVAAVHHHLVRECTRTEVGLTVETGEPRDVHHFACLIGFGAGTVNPYLVFESLVDLERDGYFPEGLDAATAEGKFIKAINKGLLKIFSKMGISTVQSYCGAQIFEAIGLNHELIDRYFTGTPSRIEGIGIREIGEETLRRHRVAYEPVPIRQLDFGGEIHYRIQGEHHNWNPDTIYKLQHATKNNDPKTFAEFSQLVNDESKRRSNLRGLLEFKFLPEPIALDEVEPAKDIVKRFTTGAMSFGSISKEAHETLAIAMNRLGAKSNTGEGGEDPERFAPLPNGDSRNSYIKQVASARFGVTSHYLVNAKELQIKMAQGAKPGEGGQLPGHKVDENIARLRYSTPGVQLISPPPHHDIYSIEDLAQLIFDLKNANSDAAVSVKLVSEVGVGTVAAGVAKAHADKVLISGDSGGTGASPLSSIKYAGVPWELGLAETHQTLVLNDLRGRIRVETDGQMKTGRDVAIAALLGAEEYGFATAPLIIEGCIMMRKCHLNTCPVGIATQDPVLRKKFTGQPEHVVNFFFFIAEELRQIMAKLGFRTINEMVGRVDKLKIHKAVEHWKAKGLDLAPLLKMPDVGPEVPRYCVQKQDHGIAEILDRKLIEQCAPAIDRGQKVTLELPIRNLNRTVGTMLSSQVSKKYGQDGLPADTITIKFYGSAGQSFGAFLARGITLILEGESNDYIGKGLSGGKIIVFPPKNAIYTPEETILVGNTSLYGGTQGEAYFYGMAGERFAVRNSGVRAVVEGTGDHGCEYMTGGVVAVLGRTGRNFAAGMSGGVAFVLNELDKFQSRCNLGMVELEPVVSDEDKRLLHDMITSHFLYTGSRNAKRILDGWEAILPKFVKVMPIDYKRVLAERRAAAAKVQK